A single window of Arcobacter venerupis DNA harbors:
- a CDS encoding SH3 domain-containing protein, translating into MIIKYKQLLLLLASIILFTACSIKEPIIQANNNDINNLAKQAKDDFMDQNKAANDYFSKYFKPWNASKVSYSKLEAIWGQSYKNKTVYLENHRIATPEWFDKQIANSNFDQYNIAPKKAIMLKNANIRVLPTNSPMFYDPTKPGEGFPFDYNQNSLIKINTPIIVSHLSKDRAWAYMESSAVGGWVEINSIAFVDDKFIKEFKNSNYFVSVKEKFPIYDPIFREYVKVATIFPKENNKYIIAKKDDNQNALISYIDLNADEVEAMPLTFNTQNRIKIAEQLINEPYGWGGLLNNRDCSSFTQDYFATFGKFLHRNSKSQISNGKYLDMSKLTNDEKKEFIRKNGVPFSTLVYLKGHIMLYIGLKENEPLVLHDMWSVRLKDSDGRKYRHIIGKTSVTTLEPGIGMKDYTEESNILNKILGIVVL; encoded by the coding sequence ATGATTATTAAATATAAACAATTACTACTTCTTTTGGCTTCAATTATATTATTTACTGCTTGTTCAATAAAAGAGCCAATTATTCAAGCAAATAATAATGATATTAATAATTTAGCAAAACAAGCTAAAGATGATTTTATGGATCAAAATAAAGCTGCTAATGATTATTTCAGTAAATATTTCAAACCATGGAATGCGTCAAAAGTTTCATACTCTAAACTTGAAGCTATCTGGGGACAATCATATAAAAACAAAACTGTATATTTAGAAAATCACAGAATTGCAACACCTGAATGGTTTGATAAACAAATTGCTAATTCAAATTTTGATCAATATAATATTGCACCTAAAAAAGCAATCATGTTAAAAAATGCAAATATAAGAGTTCTTCCTACAAACTCTCCAATGTTTTATGACCCAACAAAACCAGGGGAAGGTTTTCCCTTTGATTACAATCAAAACTCTTTAATTAAAATCAATACACCAATAATAGTTTCGCACCTTTCAAAAGATAGAGCTTGGGCTTATATGGAATCAAGTGCAGTTGGAGGTTGGGTTGAAATAAATAGTATTGCTTTTGTTGATGATAAATTTATAAAAGAGTTTAAAAATTCAAATTATTTTGTATCTGTAAAAGAGAAATTCCCAATTTATGACCCAATTTTTAGAGAATATGTAAAAGTTGCTACTATTTTCCCAAAAGAAAATAATAAATATATAATTGCAAAAAAAGATGATAATCAAAATGCTCTTATTTCATATATAGATTTAAATGCAGATGAAGTTGAAGCAATGCCACTTACTTTTAATACTCAAAATAGAATTAAAATTGCAGAACAATTAATAAATGAGCCTTATGGATGGGGTGGATTATTAAATAATAGAGATTGTTCAAGTTTCACACAAGATTATTTTGCAACATTTGGGAAATTTTTACATAGAAACTCAAAATCACAAATATCAAATGGAAAATATCTTGATATGTCAAAATTAACAAATGATGAGAAGAAAGAGTTTATTAGAAAAAATGGTGTTCCTTTCTCAACTTTAGTATATTTAAAAGGTCATATTATGCTTTATATTGGACTTAAAGAAAATGAACCTTTAGTTTTACATGATATGTGGAGTGTGAGATTAAAAGATAGTGATGGACGAAAATATAGACATATTATTGGAAAAACATCTGTTACAACTTTAGAACCAGGAATTGGTATGAAAGATTACACAGAAGAAAGTAATATTTTAAATAAAATTTTAGGAATAGTTGTTTTATAA
- a CDS encoding efflux RND transporter permease subunit has protein sequence MIKTLIEFSLRKPLLNHFILFFICLLAFFSYFKIPKEIFPPSALDAVVINGHYSGASSELLDKIAVSDIEDELLGLSSADKISSTIKNGSFSINVDLKDTYKAKDILDDVKDIITKIKTNLPSDMDEPTVKAVEHAFPLITVAVYSKNNDSKEYLIDIAKEVKSKVMQLKDLSQVSVLGESDKELLMSFDDEKINAYGLTKISVINAISNLSSIFPIGMIKDTSKHYYLSTFNGEKDIEKIKNTMIKIDGKTIYLKDVANIKYTLGDVSNISHFNGNTNIAVGINKGLQGDAIELVKQIKQITKDFEAKYTNLEFDTYIDTSIWIKNRLNTVVSNILFGLILLFIALYFFINLRIAIVVAVGIPTSFMIGLISAEYLGYSLNMLSLLGALIALGMLVDEAIVVGENIYRHLEMGKDRFTAARDGAIEMYPAVLTATATTIFAFLPILLMTGEVGKFMQILPIMISILLLSSLFEAFFFLPLHAKEILRVNKVERKSHKVWEFNYNLYGNILAFLLKGKYIAVFLMIGLIIVFSVIVFKTQKFKFMPAFDSTQVYITGSVGVGKKIEQTESLVLELEKKMLNSLDFKNSISSISSVIGMKLDGQNQPHYEEFYFHVFVNLNERAADNFFDKYINPYLSPKYDDSNMIRTASAQQIEEELKKLLDSDIKSNKFEELKVFVPQAGIVKNDVEIAISGKKEEILNAVKELKISLSKIEGVSNIADDLIIGNYELKFKVNSYGNNLGVSEETILNQLRPFYLKGTYSKMFDDKGIVDVIFESAHKDVINSLDTFSITTPSNQKVLLKDVVEFIQTPSYSQIFKENNEQIVSVTASLNKITSTELFEKINDEIMQLRKKVTLDIKGEQKENEKVQREMGQAALIAIVLIFMALIWMFDSIVKPLIILSTIPLSILGVLIGHIVMGINISMPSLIGMVGLAGVIVNDGIIMMDFIKKAKNIKELLEYAKMRLRPIVLTSITTILGLFTLIFFASGQALILQPMAVSLGFGILWATVLNLYFVPMVYRIIYLRKAID, from the coding sequence ATGATAAAAACTCTTATTGAATTTTCATTAAGAAAACCTCTTTTAAATCATTTTATTCTGTTTTTTATCTGTTTACTTGCTTTTTTCTCTTATTTTAAAATCCCAAAAGAAATTTTTCCTCCCTCAGCTTTAGATGCGGTTGTTATAAATGGTCATTATAGTGGAGCTAGTTCGGAGTTACTTGATAAAATTGCTGTTTCAGATATTGAGGATGAATTACTTGGTTTAAGTAGTGCAGATAAAATATCTTCAACCATAAAAAATGGTAGTTTTTCAATAAATGTGGATTTAAAAGATACTTATAAAGCAAAAGATATTTTAGACGATGTAAAAGATATTATTACAAAAATTAAAACAAATCTTCCCTCAGATATGGATGAACCAACTGTAAAAGCTGTTGAACATGCTTTTCCTTTAATTACAGTTGCTGTTTATTCTAAAAATAATGATTCAAAAGAGTATTTAATTGATATTGCAAAAGAGGTAAAATCAAAGGTAATGCAATTAAAAGATTTATCACAAGTTTCAGTTTTAGGAGAAAGTGATAAAGAGTTGTTAATGAGTTTTGATGATGAAAAAATAAATGCTTATGGCTTAACTAAAATCTCTGTTATTAATGCTATTTCAAATTTAAGTTCTATTTTTCCAATTGGAATGATAAAAGATACTTCAAAACACTATTATCTTTCAACTTTTAATGGTGAAAAAGATATAGAAAAAATTAAAAATACAATGATAAAAATAGATGGTAAAACCATATATTTAAAAGATGTTGCAAATATAAAATATACTTTAGGAGATGTATCAAATATTTCTCACTTTAATGGGAATACAAATATTGCTGTTGGAATAAATAAAGGTTTACAAGGCGATGCAATTGAGCTTGTAAAACAAATAAAACAAATCACAAAAGATTTTGAAGCTAAATATACAAATCTTGAATTTGATACATATATTGATACTTCTATTTGGATTAAAAATAGGCTAAATACTGTTGTTTCAAATATATTATTTGGGCTTATTTTACTTTTTATTGCTTTATATTTTTTCATAAATTTAAGAATTGCAATAGTTGTTGCAGTTGGAATTCCAACTTCTTTTATGATTGGACTTATAAGTGCTGAATATTTAGGATATAGTTTAAATATGCTCTCACTTTTAGGAGCTTTAATTGCTTTAGGAATGTTAGTTGATGAAGCTATTGTTGTGGGAGAGAATATTTATAGACATTTAGAAATGGGAAAAGATAGATTCACAGCAGCAAGGGATGGTGCTATTGAGATGTATCCAGCTGTATTAACAGCAACTGCTACAACAATATTTGCATTTTTACCAATACTTTTAATGACAGGAGAAGTTGGAAAATTTATGCAAATACTTCCAATAATGATAAGTATTTTACTTTTAAGTTCTCTATTTGAAGCTTTTTTCTTTTTACCTTTACATGCAAAAGAAATTTTAAGAGTAAATAAAGTTGAGCGAAAATCCCATAAAGTTTGGGAGTTTAATTATAATCTTTATGGAAATATTTTGGCTTTTTTATTAAAAGGGAAATATATTGCAGTTTTTTTAATGATAGGTTTAATTATAGTTTTTTCTGTAATAGTTTTTAAAACACAAAAATTTAAATTTATGCCAGCTTTTGATTCAACTCAAGTATATATAACAGGTTCTGTTGGTGTTGGTAAAAAAATAGAACAAACAGAATCTTTAGTTTTAGAACTTGAAAAAAAGATGTTAAACTCTTTGGATTTTAAAAATAGTATAAGCTCAATTAGTTCTGTGATTGGTATGAAATTAGATGGACAAAATCAACCTCATTATGAGGAGTTTTATTTTCATGTTTTTGTAAATTTAAATGAAAGAGCGGCTGATAATTTTTTTGATAAATACATAAACCCATATTTATCTCCAAAATATGATGATTCTAATATGATTAGAACTGCAAGTGCCCAGCAAATAGAAGAGGAGTTAAAAAAACTTTTAGATTCTGATATAAAATCAAATAAATTTGAAGAGTTAAAAGTGTTTGTTCCTCAAGCTGGAATTGTAAAAAATGATGTTGAAATAGCAATTTCTGGTAAAAAAGAAGAAATTTTAAATGCAGTTAAAGAGTTAAAAATTAGTCTTTCAAAAATTGAAGGTGTTTCAAATATAGCTGATGATTTAATAATTGGAAATTATGAATTAAAATTTAAAGTTAACTCATATGGAAATAATTTAGGAGTTTCTGAAGAGACAATTTTAAACCAATTAAGGCCTTTTTATTTAAAAGGAACTTATTCAAAAATGTTTGATGATAAAGGAATAGTTGATGTTATTTTTGAAAGTGCTCACAAAGATGTGATAAATAGTTTAGATACTTTTTCTATAACAACACCATCTAATCAAAAGGTATTGCTAAAAGATGTTGTAGAATTTATACAAACTCCATCTTATTCTCAGATTTTTAAAGAAAATAATGAACAAATTGTAAGTGTAACAGCCTCTTTAAATAAAATAACTTCAACAGAACTATTTGAAAAAATAAATGATGAGATTATGCAATTAAGAAAAAAAGTAACTTTAGATATAAAAGGTGAACAAAAAGAGAATGAAAAAGTTCAAAGAGAGATGGGACAAGCAGCATTAATTGCAATAGTGTTAATATTTATGGCTCTTATTTGGATGTTTGATTCTATTGTTAAACCTTTAATTATTCTAAGTACTATTCCTTTGTCGATTCTGGGCGTTTTAATAGGTCATATAGTAATGGGAATTAATATTTCAATGCCAAGTTTAATTGGAATGGTTGGGCTTGCAGGGGTTATTGTAAATGATGGAATTATTATGATGGATTTCATTAAAAAAGCAAAAAACATAAAAGAGTTACTAGAATATGCAAAAATGAGATTAAGACCAATTGTATTAACTTCAATCACAACAATTTTAGGACTTTTTACTTTGATATTTTTTGCTTCAGGTCAGGCTTTAATCCTTCAGCCAATGGCAGTTTCTTTAGGATTTGGAATTTTATGGGCTACAGTTTTAAATCTATATTTTGTTCCAATGGTTTATAGAATTATATATTTAAGAAAAGCTATAGATTAG
- a CDS encoding HU family DNA-binding protein: MNKAEFIDAVAAKAGLSKKDAKGAVDAVLDTITESLVKNESVSFIGFGTFTTAARAARTAKVPGTDKTVNVAATTVAKFKVGKALKEAVAAK, translated from the coding sequence ATGAACAAAGCAGAATTTATTGACGCAGTAGCTGCAAAAGCTGGTTTATCTAAAAAAGATGCAAAAGGTGCAGTTGATGCTGTATTAGATACGATTACAGAATCATTAGTAAAAAATGAATCTGTAAGCTTTATTGGATTTGGAACATTTACAACTGCAGCAAGAGCTGCAAGAACAGCAAAAGTTCCAGGAACTGACAAAACTGTTAATGTTGCCGCTACAACTGTTGCGAAATTTAAAGTTGGTAAAGCTTTAAAAGAAGCTGTAGCAGCTAAATAA
- the rsmH gene encoding 16S rRNA (cytosine(1402)-N(4))-methyltransferase RsmH, with protein sequence MNIPHIPVLYNETLEAFINIDTGYIIDCTTGFAGHSSGLLSSNQNVKLICNDQDDEALEFSKNRLAPFENRVIFNKGNFEHVIDTFKDYEIRGVLADIGVSSLQLDKLERGFGFDSLTLDMRMNQNQALDAATVVNTYSTSELERVFKECGEVREYKKVASLIVNNRPFSSAKEISELLLKKMSKGKIHPATLPFQGIRIEVNDELGVLERLFDSLENAKFKNCIVAIISFHSLEDRIVKNYFKKWTKSCICPEGVFRCECGNNHALGKIITKKPIIPTALEIKQNPRSRSSKLRIFKFD encoded by the coding sequence ATGAATATTCCACACATACCTGTTTTATATAATGAAACATTAGAAGCTTTCATAAATATAGATACTGGTTATATAATAGATTGCACAACTGGATTTGCAGGTCATAGTAGTGGATTATTAAGTTCAAACCAAAATGTAAAATTAATTTGTAATGATCAAGATGATGAAGCTTTAGAATTTAGTAAAAATAGATTAGCTCCTTTTGAAAATAGGGTGATTTTTAATAAAGGAAATTTTGAACATGTTATTGATACTTTTAAAGATTATGAAATAAGAGGTGTTTTAGCTGATATTGGAGTTTCTTCTTTGCAACTTGATAAACTTGAGCGAGGTTTTGGGTTTGATAGTCTTACTTTAGATATGAGAATGAATCAAAATCAAGCTTTAGATGCGGCAACTGTAGTAAATACATATTCTACAAGTGAACTTGAAAGAGTTTTCAAAGAGTGTGGAGAAGTGAGAGAATATAAAAAAGTTGCCTCATTAATTGTAAATAATAGACCTTTTTCTAGTGCAAAAGAGATTTCAGAACTTTTATTAAAAAAGATGTCAAAAGGAAAAATTCATCCAGCAACTCTTCCTTTTCAAGGAATTAGAATCGAAGTAAATGATGAGCTAGGAGTTTTAGAGCGACTCTTTGATTCATTAGAAAATGCAAAATTTAAAAACTGTATAGTGGCTATCATCTCTTTTCACTCTTTAGAAGATAGAATTGTGAAAAATTACTTTAAAAAATGGACAAAATCATGTATTTGTCCAGAGGGTGTTTTTAGATGTGAATGTGGAAATAATCACGCTTTAGGGAAAATTATTACAAAAAAACCTATAATTCCAACTGCCCTTGAGATTAAACAAAATCCAAGAAGTAGAAGTTCTAAATTAAGGATTTTTAAATTTGACTAA
- a CDS encoding c-type cytochrome: protein MKKIVIAASLLTACVAFAGSYDKCVVCHGANGEKAAMGKSKVIKDMTKADFVAALKGYQAGTYGGATKGLMAAQVKGMDEATMNEIADLIIK, encoded by the coding sequence ATGAAAAAAATTGTTATTGCTGCTTCGTTATTAACTGCATGTGTTGCTTTTGCTGGATCTTATGATAAATGTGTTGTTTGTCATGGTGCAAATGGAGAAAAAGCTGCTATGGGAAAATCAAAAGTTATCAAAGATATGACAAAGGCTGACTTTGTTGCTGCATTAAAAGGTTATCAAGCTGGAACTTACGGTGGAGCTACAAAAGGTTTAATGGCTGCTCAAGTAAAAGGAATGGATGAAGCTACAATGAATGAGATTGCTGATTTAATCATTAAATAA
- a CDS encoding class II aldolase and adducin N-terminal domain-containing protein: MIDKDVVKLLSDLSLTMFSKNFFGIYHGAISAKLDQYNFTINTGDAIFDKMDEKSLCTLNINKQDYRWNIASIESHIHATIYANIHEAKYIAFGMPIYTTAYTFEHDKIVFEDFFGKTTFGEILIYDPGDFSTWYKRNALEITKYLKESKNNLMIIKGIGTYVYDRDVSSLVKKMAILENSCRLLSIKTSFE; encoded by the coding sequence ATGATTGATAAAGATGTCGTAAAGTTACTTTCAGATTTATCCCTAACAATGTTTAGTAAAAACTTTTTTGGTATTTATCATGGTGCAATCTCTGCAAAGTTAGATCAATACAATTTTACAATAAATACAGGTGATGCAATTTTTGATAAAATGGATGAAAAATCACTTTGTACTTTAAATATAAATAAGCAAGATTACAGATGGAATATTGCAAGTATAGAGTCTCATATTCACGCCACAATATATGCAAATATCCATGAAGCCAAATATATAGCTTTTGGGATGCCAATTTACACTACAGCATATACTTTTGAACACGATAAAATAGTTTTTGAAGATTTTTTTGGAAAAACAACTTTTGGAGAAATATTAATATACGATCCAGGTGATTTTTCAACTTGGTATAAAAGAAATGCTTTAGAAATCACAAAATACTTAAAAGAGTCTAAAAATAATCTAATGATAATAAAAGGAATTGGCACTTATGTCTATGATAGAGATGTAAGTTCCCTTGTAAAAAAAATGGCTATTCTAGAAAATTCTTGTCGACTTTTGAGCATAAAAACCTCTTTTGAATGA